The following is a genomic window from Onychomys torridus chromosome 13, mOncTor1.1, whole genome shotgun sequence.
TCCAGCTTTTCACAGAACATTTCTTCAAGCATCTATCCTGCCCTACAAGATGGTCAGCATCATGAAATCATCCTATCAGGCATGACTATGAATAAACAATGCATTTTATTTAGTGAACTAAtaatgaaagaaagcagaaatgaatgaatgaatgaatgaatgaatgaatgctgatATTTATAATAAAAGTGTCAGCTTTCCAATGACTTGGTGTCTGGAATTCACTCTTGGTGAAGAGACATGGAATAGTAAAGTCATACTTGCAAAATGTGGGCCAAGAGGAAGCAAATACTCCGTCTGAAGTAACAGCTCCCCTAGAAAAGTTCAAAACCAAAGTgtgcttcattttttcttttcacccCTTTACTTCCAAACAgagatgatttccaaagtgaaattttaaaaccTCAATTGGCCTTTTTTTAgccttaattatttttaacttaataaataactttaataaataaataaacttttaattttaacaattttttttatggagctgaggatcgaacccagggccttgtgcttgctaggcaagtgctctaccactgagctaaatccccaacccttttttttttttaattttaataaatttttttaacttaagcTGTGGTCCTGTTTCCAGAAGCTGTGGTTGTTCCCTGAAGTGCCACCATCATGATTAGAAGGCTCATAGAACCCTGCTAAGCAGAAGTAATAGAACTGTTTAAATTTTCTGTCTGTAGGTGTTTATCTGCATATACGCCTAtaaaccacatgtgtgcagtgcctgcagaagccaggagagggcccCTGGACTTGAATTACAGATAATtgtaagcagccatgtgggttctggaaattgaacctatgTCCCCCaggagagcaacaagtgctcttaactgctaagccatctctcctgtccctagAACAACGTTTAGGGGTATTTGTTTgatgctgtttttgtttctgtacttttgacacaggatctctttacatagtcttggctgtcctggagctttcactatatagaccaggctggccttgaactcaaagagatccgcctgcctctgcctcccaaacactgggattaaaggcgtgtgccaccacacctggcacctAAAAGAACTTTTACATCCAGACAGAGTGAATTGCTATCCTGTGTCCCAGGAATGCTCATTGAGAAAAGGGAAGTTTCTTGCTCTTTGCCATTTTCTACAGGAAATTGTCTCTCTCCAGGTACGTCCTTCCCTCTGCATCCTGTAACAGGACACTTTAGGGGTTAAAGAAAGATGTTAAAAACTTGCCCCATTTGATTCACTTGTATTTAATAACTGCAATTCAGGCAAAGGTGTTTAATCTCCCTCTAATCCCTGGCGTGTTTTATCTTGGGTCTGCAAATGAACAGCCGGAAGCATAGAGAAGCATGTAACTCAACTCTTGTCACAAAGCATACAGATGCCAGAGGCAGTACTGAAGTCAGACGTGGCCCTGGCCCCTCGGCCACCTCTCTGGGTCATGCCTCCCCGCATTCAACAAGTGGTTCTCCAGAATATAAAAGATAGCTCATTAGGTCATGGTCCTTTGGGCATTTTATACTCACACAATGCTCTCTACTAAGAAACACTTGAGTGATTATTTAGAATTATGATGTATTCATCCTATTCAGGTGTCATGATTTCACTCTGAAatgcaacagagagagagagagagagagagagagagagagagagagagagagagagagagaacctggttTTGAACTCTTGTCTatttgagggggctggagaacctttaggaggcaggCCTGGCTGGTAGATGTAGGTGTCTGAGGGCAGGATTTTGAAGGTTACAGACTGTCTCTGATCTCATTGTTCTTTGAATCCTGATCTGCATCAAAGCAAAGCACCTCTAAGGCAATGAACCTGCCCAAGTCTTCCCACCTGAAGGGGGACTGAAACCTGAGCAGCGAGTCAAGATaagccttcccttcctccagctgtttctgtcaggcaTTCTGTTCATAACAACACAAAAGCAGCACACACCAAGCACTCAACACTTTtctaaaactctgtgtgtgtgtgtgtgtgtgtgtgtgtgtgtgtgtatacatatgtacgtgtgtgtgtgtgtgtgtgtgtgtgtgtttatgtgggtgtaAGCACATATACATGGGAGTGATCATACATGTATTGTTCGTGTGTATAAAttccagaggttgacatcaggtatTATCTTCAATCATTGACCatttcagtttttgagaaaggCTCTCTCACTAAACCCAGAATTAACCCATTGGCTAAaagagctggccagtgagctccagcgATACCCCTGCCCTCTTGTTTcgttctttcctttcctgtttagCAGGGCAGTGCCtcctttttatgtgagtgctagaGGTCTAGACTCAGGCCTTCCTGATTGTGTGGagggcactctaccaactgagccgcCTCTCGAGCCCCTGAATCTTGAGTAACAAAAAGCTGCACTTGGAAAAGATTATCTGTGTCTTCTTGACCCACATCCTCGTATTTTGGTATAAACATCTTTAGTGGATACTAGGTGGCCACCTTTGCCATTGACAACAGAAGTATCCCATGTGTCACTGATCACAGCCAGACATGTACTTGATGAGAGGGTTTACCTGGTTTTCAAACATTTAAGTAACATTCCCTCCATGTGAGATAGTACTGGAGGAGAAAACATAATCCTTGCTCTGCAGAAGCTCGCAGCCTAAAAAGTCTCCCTTTTGGTGAAATTTGCAGTCCCTAAGGCAGCACATACCATTAAATGATCCCACCTTCATAAAGGCAAGAATCACAGAAAAGAAGTCTCTTGGAGAAATCTCAACTTGCTTTATGGAAAAggctcttgtcttagttaggtttttattgctgtgaagagacaccatgaccacagcaacgcttataaaggaaaacatttcactggggctctctcagaggtttagttcattattgctATGGCAGGAAgtaaggcagcatgcaggcagacctggtgctggagaagctaAGGGTtcttacatctggatctgcacACAACcggaagtagtctgagacactgggcatgacttgagcacatatgagatctcaaaacctacctccacagtggcacacttcctccaaggagaccacacctactccaacaaggccacacctcctaacagtgccaatacttttgggggccattttcttccaaaccaccacagctctCTAAGGCCAGCTTCTCACCCTGACCTTCTTTCAATAGTGCTTATTGACCAgtacagagatgaccaaaccacgGGGAAAAACAGAGTGGAAGAGAACATAACCTAACTGCAACAAGCAAAGCTAACGAAACATGTGAGCGACCTCGGAGTGTGACTGAAAGCGGGTAGATTTGCATTTCTAATGGATATTAAGATAGACAGCATGTGCAGATAAAACAATATGATCaagcaacacaaaatgaatttttctaccaccccacccccactccccaccccacccccctccctGTCAAGCCTCTCTTAACCTGGGTCTTGAGCTTCTGCAAAAGCCATTTTGTGCTTTTATCATGGCCCTGACTTCTGGGCACCTTATCATAGACAGAAGGCTGGCCTAGGGATGAGTTCCAAGAGTGCGCAATAGAGAGTCAACGCTGCCTAAGTGTTCCAAGCCTGGTGCTGTGTGCAGAGTCCAAGCACTCAGAGGCCCATGAGGGACAGAGTCAAGCCTTCCACGCTTAAGGATCACCAAATAACATTGCTAGGCAGTACCCATCCTTTATGGTTAAATATATAGTAAGGAGCTTGATGAGACGTTCTAGAGTGTTTTTAAATGTTCCCAAGGCAGGCTGGCCGAGCTGCCATTTGGATCTTCCTTGCAGGGATGCTGCAGCAGGTGTTGCCTGTAGGGTGATGCCTGATGGAGATGAGAAAGCCTTTAAACGTTtgccttcctaaaaaaaaaattctcattgcATCTCTGAGTACCCAGCTGGTGTTTATCCTCCACGGTAGCAAATCAGGTTATTTATCGTCCTATTTCGTGATGTATTTTATAAAGTAATGAATGGTTCATTAAACTAAGTTTGGGCGTCAGTCTCCTGACAGCCGCCTACTCGACTGTACCCTTAGCGGGGGTCCTGGAGGGCATTGGAGTGGGCTCCCGCCTCGCAGCCTCCTTtctccacccccacttccccttcTGCCCTCCGTCCCCCGCACTCCTCCCCTTGGTTATTTAGGAGATTAGAGTTCATTAATTAAATCCTGTGCTTAGATCGAACTGTAACACTATTCCAATCACATTTATCTTGCAGGCGGCAGCGGAGATGGCAACCTCGCTGGAAACGCGCGGGGGAGCCTGAGCCGGCAGCCGGAGACGCTCTGCTCCGCGGCGTGCTCCATCGCCCCGCCGCCTCGCAGACCCTCCATCTTCCTGCTCAGTTCCGGGCCAGGCTAGCCCCTGCCCccggggtggggtagggggggtGTCTCCCGCTTCTCCTGGGGCTCCAGGTCgttccccaccccctgccctccGCGACTCAACTGCCTgggtcccccctcccccgccacacacacacactcacacgcgcCCGCgagcacacacgcacgcacacacacactcacacgccaGCAGGCTGCTGGCCGCTCAATGGACCGATTTCCCCGGTTTCCCTGAACCCAGCTTAGCCCGGGATGAGAAATTGCAAAATGGCCCGAGTCGCCAGTGTGCTAGGGCTGGTCATGCTCAGCGTGGCCCTGCTGATTTTATCGCTTATCAGCTACGTGTCCCTGAAAAAGGAGAACATCTTCACCACTCCCAAGTACGCCAGCCCGGGGGCGCCCCGAATGTACATGTTCCACGCGGGATTCCGGTGAGTGTGGGCCTCTGTTTGAGCGCCCTCGGGTATCTTGGGCCGGTGGTGTGTTTGGGGACAGACAGGAAAGGGTGTTTGGGCTTCTCGGTAACTGTGTGGTCCTTTCactccttcttctgcttctcccttctttctccactTTATGTTTTTAACCCAAAGCTCCTACCAGCCTTTGTCCTAATCGATGCGATTGGatttctcctgctcttcctctgtgtcccctcccccatttcaaAACTGGGGTGTTGGTGGTAGAACAAGAGGCAGCGTTTGGAAGGCGGGAGGGGGTGTTGAACCCTGAGATGGGCAAGGCAAGAGGTGGGAGCCCTGGCTGTGCGCTAGCGGCGGGCTCAGAAGGCCTGGCTGGGGCGATTTAATGGCGCAGGCGCCAACTGCTCTcacacccctcccctcctccctttctcatcTAATGATGCGCAGGTTTATTCTCTTGAAGCCCCTAGGGCTTTTTTTCTCGACCCTTCCCCCTCGCCGCCACCCGCCTCCTCCTTTCCTGGATTTCTGCAATTCCTCGGCCCCTGCGGGAAGCAAGCCTTCTGCTGAGGGCCGCCCACCCTCGCCCGGTCGAAGTCACCGCGGGGCGCAGCTAGCTCCCGCACAGCTCATCTGGAGCCCCACCCCTACCTGTGCCCGCAAGGAGCTCTCCCCACACCGCTTCCAGATGGGCGGGTGGCAACCACAAGCTGTACCCTGTGAGCCAAGCTGGGCCGGGGATGTGGACCCTGAAGAAGCCAGGCCTGCACAGAAGAGCCGGGCTGCAGGCAGCCTCTTGGGGTCTCCAGCTAAGGGCTGAGAGTGCAGTCAGACTTGGGCTCGGGAAGGAAAAGGTTAAGGCtggagcccccccacccccacccctttctccGGAGTCTCGAATTTCCTCTGCCCTTTCTCCAAAAATCAATTTTCTGGCCGGGCTGGGGAAGCTGGGTCCGACTGGAGAAGGCTGCTGTCCGCGGTGCTGACTCAAAGTCCCCGCCGCGCCGCGGACAGCAGCCCTGCACCGGGCTTCGACCCTGGCTGTCAGCGTGACCGCCATCTTTTTTATGGTCTCTCCTACAGCCGGAGGGCTGGACAATGAGGaagagtttccccttttcttcctttcttccggGTGTGTGTAAAAACAGAGAATGTGCCAAAGGAGAGGGGCTGTGCGGTGGGCCTGCCCATGTGCCAGCTGCCCCCTCTGGTTGTTGCCGGAGCTGTCACTGCTCAGTGGGTTCCCTTTGCTGGGACCCAGCGCCTGTCTGAACTCATGCTCCTCTTTAGGTCACAGTTTGCGCTGAAGTTTCTAGACCCGTCATTTGTGCCCATTACGAATTCTCTCACCCATGAACTCCAAGAGAAACCTTCTAAATGGACATTTAATCGGACTGCGTTTTTACATCAAAGGTAGGGTAGGAAGAGAggttggtggtggttgttgttgctcTTAATTTTGAAACTCAGTGAAACACACAGcacaaaaacaaatccaaaaccatcaaaaagcaagcaaacaagcaagcaaacaaacaaacaaacaaacaaaaaaactacaactCATCTCACCCACCTGCAAGTGTATGGGCTTTGTCCAACCCTAAATGCAAACAGACATGGTGAATGGCCATTCCTCTCAAATGCTTGCAGTGAGTGCCCTCTAAAAAGGAAGAACCAGGATGGCCAGTATTCTCCCTAGTTTGGCCTTGACTGAACACCATGATGTAAAGTCTGGCTGCACCCAAGTTGTCTGGtttttttcaaaagggaaaaaaatggttAATTGCAAGCAGATGAtccttcactttaaaaaaaaaaaaagttatacgATCCTACTGAAACCTTTATTGCAATATAGTGGAGATGTGGGCCCAAATACATGTCTGTAAACATGACTTTGTTTgggttttgcctgtttgtttccaGTAAGCCTTTGAAGCTTTAGTAACTGTAgtagcttgtttttatttatgaagaagttttgtctttattgtttggctttgttttaggtggaagagaagaacaaaattaattaaatctCAGTGGTCTGGTCTCAGAACCATAGACACCCCCCCCTCCCCGTGCTGGGATTGTTATGCCACTAAATGCTATGTGAGCCACCTAGTGTATTCATTAGGGCTGTGAACACTTACTTTACAAACTAGTAAAGAAACTGTGGTTTTGCCCTGGCATTTATTGTCACTGTACCTTTTGAAACATTATAATCTACTAGCAGAATCAAAAGAAACATATGGTTTCAGAAAAAAATGGGTTTTTTAATTGATATAATCATAGGATTATGGTTACAGTTATTTAAGTATTTATGCTTAATTATAAACTAGTTTGTGGCCATTAATTCTAAACCATGGAAGTTCTTTTCAAGCTTTGGCCTTTGGAATTTTCATCTAAATTTAATTTTGCAGACAATACAGACAGTTTTCAAGGTAGAACACCTCACACCAGTCACCCAAGTACACCAAACACATCTCTAAGTTGATTACAGTATTTTCCTACACTGAGCCAAGTCTCCCTAGCTATCAATCAAAATAACACTGCCTTCTCAAAACTTCCTGCCTTTCAATCCATTTCTTAGGAaatctttaattaattttagCATTATCATTTTAAGTTGTGTTTATAACCACTTTAAGAACCGTGCTGGGAACTGGAAACTGAGAAGACTGTACCAGCCTTCATTGTCCTGGAATTTGATAGTTTTTCTTCTCACCCTGCTGTGGTTTAAACATAAGACACGggagtttgtttgctttcttgtaaCTGGAGAATATGAACTGAAGTGGCATGTTGCTTGTCCCTCAACTATTTAAAGTGCCTGAGACTTAAAAGAAGACAATTATACAGAAAGCTCAATGTGAAATCAGCTGAAGTCAATTCTATCACTTTTCTCTTATGGTTTTTCAGGTttcaatggcttttttttttattagctatatcctACTAAAGTGTAATTCCATATAATCAAGCAGAAAAATAGATCCATGTTTCAGCAAGCCTTAATGAGATTATCATCGCATTTTACTAAGTATTTAGCCATACCcactgctcttcccattttcttattttaataatagATAGTACTGTACTATGTACTGACCCATATCTATTTAGCTTTATTAGACACCTGTAGTATTCTATATTCCTGAGCACTACACTCCAATAGCAAATAAGTAGTCCCTAGTTACAAGCTCTAAGTCACCAATGTTTGTGCATTAATGTGAGCTCTTTGAGGCCTGTGTAAATTGTCTCCCTATATTTTCTAACACAGTTTGGCATCTGCCGCCTCCCTAATCAAATATACTCTTTGAGTAGACCAGAATACCAAGATAGTGGCTAAACTGTACACTGAATTTACTAACATCCAAATATTCCGTTCAGAACTTGACTGAAATATATTGCCATGCCTgtacattattaaaaaaaaaaaaaaacagtcctcCCTTTGGATCCCACAAATATGAATGTATACTCATACTTGAATTGAATATGCTTAAGGTTCTTGTCTGAATTAAATAGAAGCATAAGATGGAAACTTGGTAATTTTGAATGAAATGCACTTaatgaatctttttttattttaggcaAGAAATTCTTCAGCATGTcgatgtaataaaaaatttttctttgacCAAGAATAGTGTTCGGATTGGACAACTGATGCATTATGATTATTCCAGCCATAAATATGTTTTCTCTATTAGCAATAACTTCCGCTCACTGCTCCCAGATGTGTCACCCATTATGAATAAGCGTTATAATATTTGTGCTGTGGTTGGAAACAGTGGCATCTTGACAGGGAGTCAGTGTGGACAAGAAATAGATAAATCAGATTTTGTTTTTCGATGCAATTTTGCCCCTACGGAGGCTTTCCAAAAGGATGTTGGGAGGAAAACCAACCTCACAACCTTCAACCCCAGCATCCTGGAAAAATATTACAACAATCTTTTAACCATTCAAGACCGTAACAACTTCTTCCTCAGTTTAAAAAAGCTCGATGGGGCCATTCTTTGGATCCCTGCATTTTTCTTCCACACTTCTGCAACTGTAACCAGAACGTTAGTTGACTTTTTTGTTGAACACAGAGGTCAGTTAAAGGTCCAGTTGGCTTGGCCTGGAAATATAATGCAACATGTTAACAGGTgtgtatattttattacatttaactCATACCCCACCAGATGGCAAATCAATATTGTAATCTCTTGGACATGGGAGCTGTCTAGTTCACTAGACATTATGGTTGGTTTAGTTCTTGGGGAAAACTCTTAcctttttaatgaatgaatgaatggatcaTTCTAGTTAAAAAGTTCAGTTTATTCCTAACTTGTAACCAAATGCTAAA
Proteins encoded in this region:
- the St8sia3 gene encoding sia-alpha-2,3-Gal-beta-1,4-GlcNAc-R:alpha 2,8-sialyltransferase, which translates into the protein MRNCKMARVASVLGLVMLSVALLILSLISYVSLKKENIFTTPKYASPGAPRMYMFHAGFRSQFALKFLDPSFVPITNSLTHELQEKPSKWTFNRTAFLHQRQEILQHVDVIKNFSLTKNSVRIGQLMHYDYSSHKYVFSISNNFRSLLPDVSPIMNKRYNICAVVGNSGILTGSQCGQEIDKSDFVFRCNFAPTEAFQKDVGRKTNLTTFNPSILEKYYNNLLTIQDRNNFFLSLKKLDGAILWIPAFFFHTSATVTRTLVDFFVEHRGQLKVQLAWPGNIMQHVNRYWKNKHLSPKRLSTGILMYTLASAVCEEIHLYGFWPFGFDPNTREDLPYHYYDKKGTKFTTKWQESHQLPAEFQLLYRMHGEGLTKLTLSHCA